From the genome of Paraburkholderia largidicola:
CTCGACCTCTTCCGGGTCGAGTTCAGTGTCCTCCACCACACAAAGCACCCAAAGCGCTGCCTCGAATTCCGAGAGCGGCGCTCGTTCGTTTTTGTCCGGCATGGCCGGCAAGGCGGGTGATGTGGTGGTCGGCGCCCTCAACATGATCGGCGTGCGTTACCGCTGGGGCGGCGATACGCCGGATTCCGGCCTCGACTGCAGCGGCTTCGTGCGCTACGTGTTCCAGGACACGCTGGGCATGGCACTGCCGCGCCGTGCGGAAGAAATGAGCCGTGTCGGCGAAAAGGTTCGGGTTTCCGACCTGAAGCCGGGCGATCTCGTGTTCTTCAACACGATGCGCCGTACGTTCTCGCACGTCGGCATCTACATCGGCGACAACAAGTTCGTGCATTCGCCCTCTACGGGCAGCACGATCCGCGTCGACGACATGGATGACGGCTACTGGGAAAAACGCTTCACGGGCGCGCGCCGGATCGAATCGACGGTGCCGCAGCAGCAGGAGCTGCGCCAGCGCGTGAGCGCGACGATCGGTGGCAGCAACTAAGACGATCGTCGGTTGACCGGTTTCAAAGAAAAGGCCCGCTTCATCGAAGCGGGCCTTTTGCTTTGCTGCGTCCGTTTTCGCCTATGACGCCGCTGCCCGTCAGGCCGTTGCGCGCGCCGCCGCCAGTTTGCGCAGCAGTTCGGGCGCGATGCGCGCGGCGGCTTCCTCGCCTGCGAGAATCGCCGCGTTGCGTTGTCCGAAGTCGGTGCCGCTCATCGCGTTCAGATTCGGACGGATCACGACGTCGGCGTATTTGTCGAGCTCGTATGCCTTGATGGTCTGACCCATGATCGTGAACGTCTGCATCAGCACGTCGAACGAGCTTTCGGTCAGCGCCGTTTCGGGCCGCGCGGAAATGTCGACGGCGATCACGAAGTCCGCGCCCATCTTGCGCGCGAACGACGCAGGCACCGGGCTGACGAGGCCGCCGTCCACGTATTCATGCCCGCCGATCTTCACCGGTTCGAACACCGACGGCACGCTCGACGAGGCGCGCACCGCGATACCCGTGTTGCCGCGCTGGAAGAGAATCGGCTGACCGGTTTTCAGATCCGTTGCGACGACACCGAGCGGCTTCGCCATCTTTTCGATCGGGCGATTGTCGAGCGTCTTGTTCAGGTAGTTCTGGAGTGCGACGCCTTGCAGAAAACCGCGCGTGCGAAACGGCATGGCCCAGTCGCTGATCGATGCTTCGTCCATGGTCAGCGCGAGCTTGTTGAGCGCGAAACCGTTCAGGCCCGACGCGTACAGCGCGCCGACCACCGAGCCGGCGCTCGTCCCGCATATCAGATCGACCTGGATGTTGCGCGCCTCCAGTGCCTTGATCACGCCGATATGCGCAAAGCCACGTGCCGCGCCGCCGCCGAGCGCAAGCCCGATGCGCAGCGGCCGTTGCGGCTTGACGGACGGCGTCGGCGGGACGGACGCGGTGCTGGGCGTGGGCGTGACAGTGTCGGGCTTGCTGCCCGTCGACGCGCAGGCGGAGAGAACAGCGGAGGCCGCGGCAATCGAGAACGTGCGGCGGGACAGGCGTGGCGATGACGGTTTCAACGAATTCTCCAGCGACGGCGCCGACGTCCATGCGAAAGTGTCGTGCCGCGTGTCATGCAAAAGCGATCGCCGGCGGCGATCCTCGCGCGCTGACCGGAGCCTGGCTGGAGCCGGACGGGCAGCGCGCGCACATCATAATGCAAAGCGGACATGCGGCGACAATTGGCGACACACGGTTGAGGAAACCGTCTACAGGCGCAGTTGTCAGTATCGGGTCCTGACGACGTCCGCTGTCCGATGTTTCGGCTTATGCCGTCCGGCGCGCTGCCGGACGCGCCTGCAAACCCATGTTGTCAGTGTTCGACGGGTATAATTCGTCTCTCTTTTTCAATTGCGTTCGCGCCGTCGGCAGGCGTTGTCACCGTCGCCGGGCGCGATCCGTTTCTGTTGCCGCGCCAGGCTTCGATGTTCGCCGGCGCAGGCGTCCGTCTCCGAGTTACCGCACATGACCACTCCCGTTCGCACCCGCTTCGCACCGAGCCCCACCGGCTTCATCCACCTCGGCAACATTCGCTCTGCGCTGTATCCGTGGGCGTTTGCGCGCAAAACGAAGGGTGTGTTCGTGCTGCGCATCGAGGACACCGACGTCGAGCGCTCAACCGAGCAATCCGTCGATGCGATTCTCGAAGGCATGCAATGGCTCGGCCTCGATTACGACGAAGGTCCGTTCTATCAGATGCAGCGCATGGACCGGTATCGCGAAGTGCTCAAGCAGATGCAGGAGCAGGGCCTCGTGTATCCGTGCTACATGTCGACGGAAGAACTCGACGCGTTGCGCGAGCGTCAGCGCGCGGCCGGCGAAAAGCCGCGCTATGACGGCACGTGGCGCCCCGAGCCCGGCAAGGTACTGCCGACGCCGCCCGCGGGCGTGGAACCCGTGCTGCGTTTCCGTAATCCGCTGACGGGCGTGGTCGCGTGGGACGATGCCGTGAAGGGCCGCGTCGAAATCTCGAATGAAGAACTCGACGATCTCGTGATTGCGCGCCCGGACGGCACGCCGACCTAT
Proteins encoded in this window:
- a CDS encoding patatin-like phospholipase family protein; its protein translation is MKPSSPRLSRRTFSIAAASAVLSACASTGSKPDTVTPTPSTASVPPTPSVKPQRPLRIGLALGGGAARGFAHIGVIKALEARNIQVDLICGTSAGSVVGALYASGLNGFALNKLALTMDEASISDWAMPFRTRGFLQGVALQNYLNKTLDNRPIEKMAKPLGVVATDLKTGQPILFQRGNTGIAVRASSSVPSVFEPVKIGGHEYVDGGLVSPVPASFARKMGADFVIAVDISARPETALTESSFDVLMQTFTIMGQTIKAYELDKYADVVIRPNLNAMSGTDFGQRNAAILAGEEAAARIAPELLRKLAAARATA
- a CDS encoding C40 family peptidase, whose amino-acid sequence is MQHQNLTQACTRVVAGMFIGVLMAAAPGAFADEVSSFNQNASFSTSSGSSSVSSTTQSTQSAASNSESGARSFLSGMAGKAGDVVVGALNMIGVRYRWGGDTPDSGLDCSGFVRYVFQDTLGMALPRRAEEMSRVGEKVRVSDLKPGDLVFFNTMRRTFSHVGIYIGDNKFVHSPSTGSTIRVDDMDDGYWEKRFTGARRIESTVPQQQELRQRVSATIGGSN